Below is a genomic region from Catenuloplanes atrovinosus.
GCGCCGAGTGCGCGACGGCGAAGACGTGCGTGTTCCGTCGCATACTCGGCGCCGTAGAGCTACGCCTTTGCGGCGGCCTCGATGGCCGACGTGAAGTCGGGAGTCGCCCCGATCTGGGCGAGCAGCACGTTCGCCGCGTTGTAGCAGTTGAACCGCTCGATCCTGCCGTCCCGGAGATACCAGAGATCCGCCGTCGGCACGTCGATCCGGTTACCGGTCGGACGGATGTCGCCCAACGGCGTCGGGAACGCGCCGAGATGCGTTCCCTGAATTCGCAGCTCGACGGCGACGACGTCACCGAGCGCATGCACTTCGAGCAGCTCACGGTGGACATCCGGAAAAACGCCGGCGAAGCCGGTCAACCCCAGAGGAATCTCGTCCCCGCGCAGGGTCAGCGAATTCGGCACGTCATTGAACGTTCCATCCTCCGTGAACAGGGCGCGAAAACCATGTCCGTCGAGAACGTTCCCTTCCGCCAGCCGGTACGCCTCACGGACAACCTCTTCGTTACTCATCACTTCGGTTCTTCCTCAAGCC
It encodes:
- a CDS encoding ester cyclase — its product is MSNEEVVREAYRLAEGNVLDGHGFRALFTEDGTFNDVPNSLTLRGDEIPLGLTGFAGVFPDVHRELLEVHALGDVVAVELRIQGTHLGAFPTPLGDIRPTGNRIDVPTADLWYLRDGRIERFNCYNAANVLLAQIGATPDFTSAIEAAAKA